The following are encoded in a window of Streptomyces sp. 11x1 genomic DNA:
- a CDS encoding helix-turn-helix domain-containing protein has protein sequence MLNAARLRHGWRLREAARPLGLSASYLHDAEAGPCRPSRAVAELLADGLQLNDAARAHLFACGDVADLGHSAGRATRLRGPGAAPRYWVVNPFVAASSTGAPTHGPRAVLVRGRWSARDLGGVRGDSERTR, from the coding sequence ATGCTGAACGCGGCCAGGCTCCGGCACGGTTGGCGGTTACGCGAAGCCGCACGGCCGCTCGGCCTGTCCGCTTCCTACCTGCACGATGCGGAAGCCGGACCGTGCCGGCCGTCGCGGGCTGTCGCCGAACTGCTCGCCGACGGGCTGCAGCTCAACGACGCTGCGCGTGCCCACCTGTTCGCCTGCGGCGATGTCGCGGACCTCGGCCACTCCGCGGGGCGCGCAACCCGACTCAGAGGACCAGGAGCCGCGCCGAGGTACTGGGTTGTGAACCCGTTCGTTGCGGCGTCTTCGACAGGAGCCCCCACGCACGGGCCTCGCGCTGTGCTGGTTCGTGGGCGGTGGTCGGCACGTGATCTCGGCGGGGTGAGAGGCGACAGTGAGCGGACACGATGA
- a CDS encoding RICIN domain-containing protein: protein MKPFPSTVRRLSAVLAMGLCATPLTSLTLSTPASAAVQATYYVAPDGSDTNAGTISAPFKTLRHARDVVRTVNDDMTGDINVYLRGGNYPVSSTIDFTSADSGTNGHRVVYAAYQDEKPVLNGGVPVDGWTQHSGNIWKASLDRDDKLRALYVDGKRAQMASKTIDSAGCQGTYSVTAGQAPWAWESGSHCDGAKYSLSDLPAVAANQDDVEIKSATTWTTAIVGVRQITTSSDGANRVAQFQQPGAAIAQAPPYGPFKAGGSHTFMNAFEFLDKPGEFYFNKTTHTVYYYKSGSEDMTTAEVFAPNNVSTLLKIAGTSRTDHARNITFSGLTVEHSDWGLVDVAGSVFRQSTQGNTTSTVYAKKNFHAYTYRNVDLPPGIIQIENADGITLRGNTVQHTGADGISMVNDVTDSQLIGNVTNDIGGSAITVGHPQHVYIGDYTSTNNEKYPVNVEGLCKNISITNNYLYDSGALFEASSPVSAYFVDSLSVEHNRIEKSPWAGITLGWGWWNFDGSENSINPGNPTSTAKNNTVKYNEIIDTMQTLGDSAPIYTLGAQPGTDISNNYIQGVPAGHKYGLHPDEGSAFISYHDNVLDVDPGLAYTVNSGTWGRQHDLTITNNYGTLNKIAGRNVPNSTITDVRGYGDNVWPAQAYSIALNAGVEETYKDLLPAAVTAAQDYALPASTFAGTGVMTVPVRSPKDATKTLWLAPAGTTTFAAGPTMTSASGTATSIRVPQTAGDYRLYVVNAQGSASPASKALVRQRWSHVDDKAAGVTYSGTWSNWNDSRDMNGSEKVTGTAGNYAEFSFTGTGVRYLSMTQPNMGKVDVYIDGTLTQAGIDAYAPTVTKQVPLFEKTNLAAGPHTIKVVCTGTKNASASNTICALDAFASIQFPAKNANYKMVNKGSNKAIELSGASLTAGANVIQWTDNGSGNQNWRFVPVGDGSYEIVSRNSGLLMDVSGASTADGATVIQSSDTNAANQRWTLVADGNGYYKIKNVNSDKVLDVSSGGTQLVQNPDTNANSQLWKVVNVD, encoded by the coding sequence ATGAAGCCCTTCCCCTCCACCGTCCGCAGGCTGTCGGCCGTGCTGGCCATGGGCCTCTGCGCGACGCCGCTGACCTCCCTCACGCTGTCGACCCCGGCCTCGGCCGCGGTCCAGGCCACCTACTACGTCGCCCCCGACGGCAGCGACACCAACGCCGGGACGATCTCCGCGCCGTTCAAGACCCTGCGGCACGCGCGGGACGTCGTACGCACGGTCAACGACGACATGACCGGCGACATCAACGTCTATCTGCGGGGCGGCAACTACCCCGTGAGCAGCACCATCGACTTCACGTCGGCCGACTCCGGGACGAACGGCCACCGTGTCGTGTACGCCGCCTACCAGGACGAGAAGCCGGTGCTGAACGGTGGCGTCCCGGTGGACGGCTGGACCCAGCACAGCGGGAACATCTGGAAGGCGTCGCTGGACCGCGACGACAAGCTCCGCGCGCTCTACGTCGACGGCAAGCGGGCCCAGATGGCCTCGAAGACGATCGACTCGGCCGGATGCCAAGGGACCTACTCCGTCACGGCCGGCCAGGCCCCCTGGGCCTGGGAGTCGGGTTCGCACTGCGACGGGGCCAAGTACAGCCTCTCCGACCTGCCCGCCGTCGCCGCCAACCAGGACGACGTCGAGATCAAGTCGGCCACGACCTGGACCACGGCCATCGTGGGCGTCCGTCAGATCACCACGAGCTCGGACGGCGCCAACCGCGTGGCCCAGTTCCAGCAGCCGGGTGCGGCCATCGCCCAGGCACCGCCGTACGGCCCGTTCAAGGCCGGCGGCAGTCATACGTTCATGAACGCGTTCGAGTTCCTGGACAAGCCGGGCGAGTTCTACTTCAACAAGACCACCCACACGGTGTACTACTACAAGTCCGGCTCCGAGGACATGACCACGGCGGAGGTCTTCGCGCCGAACAACGTGTCCACCCTCCTCAAGATCGCCGGCACGTCGAGGACCGACCACGCGCGGAACATCACGTTCTCCGGGCTCACGGTCGAGCACTCCGACTGGGGCCTGGTCGACGTCGCGGGCTCCGTCTTCCGGCAGTCGACGCAGGGCAACACCACCTCGACCGTGTACGCGAAGAAGAACTTCCACGCGTACACCTACCGCAACGTCGACCTGCCGCCGGGCATCATCCAGATCGAGAACGCCGACGGCATCACCCTGCGGGGCAACACGGTGCAGCACACGGGCGCCGACGGAATCAGCATGGTCAACGACGTGACCGACTCGCAGCTGATCGGCAACGTCACGAATGACATAGGCGGCTCCGCGATCACCGTGGGGCACCCCCAGCACGTGTACATAGGGGACTACACCTCGACCAACAACGAGAAGTACCCGGTGAACGTCGAGGGACTCTGCAAGAACATCTCGATCACGAACAACTACCTCTACGACAGCGGGGCGTTGTTCGAGGCCTCCAGCCCCGTGTCGGCGTACTTCGTGGACTCCCTGTCCGTGGAGCACAACCGGATCGAGAAGTCCCCGTGGGCGGGCATCACCCTCGGCTGGGGATGGTGGAACTTCGACGGTTCGGAGAACTCCATCAATCCCGGGAACCCGACCAGCACGGCGAAGAACAACACGGTCAAGTACAACGAGATCATCGACACGATGCAGACGCTCGGCGACTCCGCCCCCATCTACACCCTGGGAGCGCAGCCGGGAACCGATATCAGCAACAACTACATCCAGGGAGTTCCGGCCGGCCACAAGTACGGCCTGCACCCTGATGAAGGCTCCGCCTTCATCAGCTACCACGACAACGTGCTCGACGTCGACCCGGGCCTGGCGTACACCGTCAACTCCGGCACCTGGGGCAGGCAGCACGACCTGACCATCACCAACAACTACGGCACCCTCAACAAGATCGCCGGCAGGAACGTCCCCAACAGCACGATCACGGACGTGCGGGGGTACGGGGACAACGTGTGGCCGGCGCAGGCGTACAGCATCGCCCTGAACGCGGGTGTGGAGGAGACGTACAAGGACCTCCTCCCCGCCGCGGTCACGGCTGCGCAGGACTACGCGCTGCCCGCGAGCACGTTCGCCGGCACGGGCGTGATGACCGTTCCGGTGCGCAGCCCCAAGGACGCGACCAAGACGCTGTGGCTGGCTCCCGCCGGTACGACGACGTTCGCCGCCGGTCCCACCATGACCAGCGCGAGCGGTACCGCGACGAGCATCCGCGTCCCGCAGACGGCGGGTGACTACCGGCTCTACGTCGTGAACGCCCAGGGGAGCGCGTCCCCCGCGTCGAAGGCCCTCGTGCGGCAGCGCTGGAGCCACGTCGACGACAAGGCCGCGGGCGTGACCTACTCCGGGACCTGGTCGAACTGGAACGACTCGAGGGACATGAACGGGTCCGAGAAGGTCACGGGCACCGCGGGCAACTACGCCGAGTTCTCGTTCACCGGCACGGGCGTGCGGTACCTCAGCATGACGCAGCCGAACATGGGCAAGGTGGACGTCTACATCGACGGCACCCTGACCCAGGCGGGCATCGACGCCTACGCCCCGACGGTGACGAAGCAGGTGCCGCTGTTCGAGAAGACCAACCTGGCCGCGGGCCCGCACACGATCAAGGTGGTGTGCACCGGCACGAAGAACGCTTCCGCGTCCAACACCATCTGCGCGCTGGACGCGTTCGCCTCCATCCAGTTCCCGGCGAAGAACGCCAACTACAAGATGGTCAACAAGGGCAGCAACAAGGCGATCGAATTGTCGGGCGCATCGCTGACCGCCGGAGCCAACGTGATCCAGTGGACCGACAACGGAAGCGGGAACCAGAACTGGCGCTTCGTCCCGGTGGGTGACGGCAGTTACGAGATCGTCAGCCGGAACAGTGGCCTGCTCATGGACGTCAGCGGTGCCTCGACCGCGGACGGCGCGACCGTCATCCAGTCGTCCGACACCAACGCCGCGAACCAGCGCTGGACACTGGTCGCCGACGGAAACGGCTACTACAAGATCAAGAACGTGAACAGCGACAAGGTGCTCGACGTGTCCTCGGGCGGCACCCAACTCGTCCAGAACCCGGACACGAACGCCAACAGCCAGCTGTGGAAGGTGGTCAACGTGGACTGA
- a CDS encoding aldo/keto reductase — protein sequence MSGGPDSVPVHVDVRVHEADVVRRRTVARTSVALTALGFGAAVIGNLYRTTSAADASAAVDAAWDAGIRYFDTAPHYGLGLSEQRLGAALRQRPRDEYVVSSKVGRLLVPNERPQGVDSEGFVVRDDLRRQWDFSRDGVLRSIEDSLRRTGLDRLDIVYVHDPDDHWRQAADEAMPALAELRDQGVVGAIGAGMNQSAMLARFLRETAADVVMLAGRYTLLDQSALDDVLPAAREAGKSVVAAGVFNSGLLSRPRPAEGMKYDYQDAPRELVARARAIAEVCEEHGTSLPAAAIAFPTTHPSTVNVTLGMRDRAQVTQNVALQRSAVPRALWDDLRDRGLIRQDVPLTVGGVP from the coding sequence ATGAGCGGCGGCCCCGACTCCGTACCGGTCCACGTCGACGTCCGCGTCCACGAGGCGGACGTCGTGCGACGCCGGACGGTCGCCCGCACGTCCGTCGCCCTCACCGCCCTCGGGTTCGGCGCGGCGGTGATCGGCAACCTGTACCGCACCACCTCGGCGGCCGACGCGTCGGCCGCCGTCGACGCGGCCTGGGACGCGGGCATCCGGTACTTCGACACCGCGCCGCACTACGGCCTCGGGCTCTCCGAACAGCGCCTCGGGGCGGCCCTGCGGCAGCGCCCTCGGGACGAGTACGTCGTCTCCTCCAAGGTGGGCCGGCTCCTCGTCCCCAACGAGCGTCCCCAGGGCGTCGACAGTGAGGGCTTCGTCGTCCGGGACGACCTGCGCCGGCAGTGGGACTTCAGCCGCGACGGCGTGCTCCGCTCCATCGAGGACTCCCTGCGCCGCACCGGCCTCGACCGGCTCGACATCGTGTACGTGCACGACCCCGACGACCACTGGCGGCAGGCCGCCGACGAGGCCATGCCCGCTCTGGCGGAGCTGCGCGACCAAGGGGTCGTCGGGGCCATCGGCGCCGGCATGAACCAGTCGGCCATGCTCGCCCGTTTCCTGCGGGAGACCGCCGCCGACGTGGTCATGCTCGCCGGGCGCTACACCCTCCTCGACCAGTCGGCGCTGGACGACGTGCTGCCCGCCGCGCGGGAAGCGGGCAAGAGCGTCGTCGCGGCCGGTGTCTTCAACTCGGGGCTGCTCTCGCGTCCACGGCCCGCCGAAGGCATGAAGTACGACTACCAGGACGCTCCCCGGGAGCTGGTCGCCCGCGCACGGGCGATCGCGGAGGTCTGCGAGGAGCACGGCACCAGCCTTCCCGCCGCCGCCATCGCCTTCCCGACCACGCATCCCAGCACCGTCAACGTCACGCTGGGCATGCGTGACCGCGCACAGGTGACGCAGAACGTGGCACTCCAGCGGAGCGCCGTACCCAGGGCGCTCTGGGACGACCTCCGTGACCGAGGGCTGATCAGGCAGGACGTCCCCCTCACCGTCGGCGGTGTCCCTTGA
- a CDS encoding sigma-70 family RNA polymerase sigma factor → MDGHPADRWQRVLSHRESLLKVARRRSMNVDDAEDAVHEAMVRAAENANVDDARLGAWLTSVTIRLCVDRYRQINREADVHARSARAAAGPATVEEAVCDQAEAKWLAGHSADLPLRQAEVLSLRAQGFDLAQISQRTGLSYQAVRSLLARARRALRAVLEATLVLAVWVWRGRPRVVKEAAQTSAQTAALASVAVTLTVAGLALSAPSEAETEEDPLSRRPYVTHLPAGPGPSAGREPIPSETALSGLPVGLGDGPASRTAVGPLPPASAAPSNLRGTVLPTLPTLAALPTLPALPALPALPALPALPALPEGPELALPTGPDVSAVVPSRLPVPLLDPSGPAPLDRAGPCACHIAAGPLTTGMRPPPRR, encoded by the coding sequence GTGGACGGGCATCCCGCCGATCGCTGGCAGCGGGTGCTGAGTCACCGTGAGTCCTTGCTGAAGGTGGCGCGACGGCGGTCCATGAATGTGGACGACGCCGAGGACGCGGTACACGAAGCCATGGTCCGTGCGGCGGAAAACGCCAACGTGGACGACGCCCGGCTGGGCGCGTGGCTGACATCGGTGACGATACGGCTGTGCGTCGACCGGTATCGGCAGATCAACCGCGAGGCCGATGTTCACGCCCGTTCGGCGCGCGCCGCGGCCGGACCCGCCACGGTGGAGGAGGCGGTGTGCGACCAGGCGGAGGCGAAGTGGCTTGCCGGCCACAGCGCGGACCTTCCGCTACGCCAGGCGGAGGTGCTGAGCCTGCGGGCGCAGGGCTTTGACCTCGCACAGATTTCGCAGCGCACCGGACTCAGCTACCAGGCGGTTCGGTCGCTTCTGGCCAGGGCCCGCAGGGCGCTCCGCGCCGTACTGGAGGCGACACTGGTTCTCGCCGTCTGGGTGTGGCGCGGGCGGCCGCGAGTGGTGAAGGAAGCCGCGCAGACATCCGCGCAGACAGCCGCGTTGGCGTCCGTGGCGGTGACCCTGACGGTGGCGGGACTGGCCCTGAGCGCACCTTCCGAAGCGGAGACCGAGGAGGATCCGCTTTCGCGGCGTCCGTACGTGACGCATCTCCCCGCCGGTCCGGGGCCCTCGGCGGGGCGAGAACCGATTCCGTCCGAGACGGCCTTGTCCGGTCTTCCCGTCGGGCTCGGGGACGGTCCGGCGTCGCGGACGGCCGTGGGTCCCCTGCCGCCGGCGTCCGCGGCCCCGTCGAACCTGCGGGGCACTGTTCTGCCAACCCTGCCAACTTTGGCCGCCCTGCCAACTTTGCCTGCCCTGCCCGCCTTGCCTGCCCTGCCTGCCTTGCCCGCCTTGCCTGCCCTGCCGGAAGGCCCCGAACTGGCTCTGCCGACGGGGCCGGACGTGTCCGCCGTAGTCCCGTCCCGGCTGCCGGTTCCGCTGCTCGACCCATCGGGGCCGGCCCCGCTCGATCGAGCCGGGCCGTGCGCTTGCCACATTGCTGCCGGACCGCTGACGACGGGAATGCGGCCGCCGCCTCGGCGCTGA
- a CDS encoding cupredoxin domain-containing protein: MRSSRGWRQRRPWTTRAVAGAVALALSGLVLAVTAPAASAATHPVSIRNLQYNPASMNVAVGDSVTWSNDDSVIHSVTGGPLNSPDLDPGENYSFTFTSAGTFDYRCKFHPDMTGTVVVGGSSSPSPTPTPTSTSTSSPTPTPPPTGTSSPAPSGGTGGDGEGGGPVGVGPLPVSFHLTDNQNAWFDTNTNLFGGRALAVAEMPRVPISGTTSSLPGLNLDGLPLIGEATGDGGLLGGDALGALNGDLPGLDEFDFDGSDAPLIGDLGVDPLKLLGLDSTKDAINRVLPDGDPRAEEAATLLDQLSDEMEDKPANAPTTLDDLPVGADLLPLLEDIQKYAETNDLELPVTANFDISAPAAASAHTVTGLIWPEKAKGFPFDQGGAFVGKTSVQLTEPGLYAFACKVHPFMLGAIVVDDPLTPGLDFGEKLRVNSRSLNVPSNADIIAELVQKFFTITVPANWQRYSDTEATQWNPSYPPAPILMNTSDGKQELVPSLDAYLKNKFNTPKTLPAANQKPSVPGVGEVWVDTQFEKFAGKSKPGAATMIDASDWTVERKVALPQINMNNPHNMWTDRDEKYIYQTEWFSDKLDVFDRKTGEFIRQIKVGPDPSHVMTRTDTDQLHVALNGGGAVMELAPGGTGIDRRIPVQAAGDKIAHPHAHWMSGDAKHMVTPNVNTYDSTIVDIPTGGIRKERTGELPIATGMTPDGAKAYEANFFGGSVSCISIKEDACVDGGTKTHYKEIDLWGDYDPVKGATGDFGGLPIQLPVTPDGSALLVANTLTSNITVIDPKTDKIVKYLPCDAGCHGINFGAKKGGGYYGYVSSKFSNAMSVVDVDPNGDGDISDAKVVGRMLLTGDDNTKMDDKITGYAGMGGQGVLAVPLVYNGWAQRVPSNAVNDQLTCRQRNPIDYESKCS, translated from the coding sequence ATGCGCTCGTCCAGAGGCTGGCGGCAACGCCGGCCCTGGACGACGCGTGCTGTGGCGGGTGCCGTGGCGCTCGCCTTGAGCGGGCTCGTCCTGGCCGTGACCGCTCCCGCGGCTTCCGCGGCGACGCACCCGGTCTCGATCAGGAATCTGCAGTACAACCCGGCCAGCATGAACGTAGCGGTCGGCGACTCCGTGACCTGGTCGAACGACGACAGCGTCATCCACAGCGTGACCGGGGGACCGCTGAACTCACCCGACCTCGATCCGGGGGAGAACTACTCCTTCACCTTCACGTCCGCTGGGACCTTCGACTACCGCTGCAAGTTCCACCCGGACATGACCGGCACCGTGGTCGTCGGCGGTTCGTCGTCGCCCTCGCCGACCCCGACCCCGACCTCCACCAGCACCTCCAGCCCGACACCGACGCCGCCTCCCACGGGCACCAGCTCCCCGGCGCCCTCGGGTGGTACGGGCGGTGACGGTGAGGGCGGTGGCCCGGTCGGCGTCGGGCCCCTGCCCGTCTCCTTCCACCTCACCGACAACCAGAACGCGTGGTTCGACACGAACACCAACCTGTTCGGCGGCCGCGCCCTTGCGGTGGCCGAGATGCCGCGCGTACCGATCAGCGGCACCACGTCCAGCCTCCCGGGGCTGAACCTTGACGGTCTCCCCCTGATAGGTGAGGCGACCGGCGACGGCGGCCTGCTCGGTGGCGACGCCCTCGGTGCGCTCAACGGCGACCTGCCCGGCCTCGACGAGTTCGACTTCGACGGCTCGGACGCACCGCTGATCGGCGACCTCGGGGTCGACCCGCTGAAGCTGCTGGGTCTGGACTCGACCAAGGACGCCATCAACAGGGTCCTGCCCGATGGCGACCCCCGCGCCGAGGAGGCGGCCACGCTGCTCGACCAGCTGTCCGACGAGATGGAGGACAAGCCGGCGAACGCGCCGACCACGCTGGACGACCTGCCGGTCGGCGCCGATCTGCTCCCGCTTCTGGAGGACATCCAGAAGTACGCCGAGACCAACGACCTCGAGCTCCCGGTGACGGCGAACTTCGACATCTCGGCTCCCGCCGCTGCCTCGGCGCACACCGTCACCGGCCTCATCTGGCCGGAGAAGGCGAAGGGCTTCCCCTTCGACCAGGGCGGCGCCTTCGTCGGCAAGACCAGCGTCCAGCTGACCGAGCCGGGCCTGTACGCCTTCGCGTGCAAGGTGCACCCGTTCATGCTCGGTGCGATCGTCGTCGACGACCCGCTCACCCCGGGTCTGGACTTCGGCGAGAAGCTGCGCGTCAACAGCCGCTCGCTGAACGTGCCGTCCAACGCCGACATCATCGCCGAGCTGGTGCAGAAGTTCTTCACCATCACGGTCCCGGCCAACTGGCAGCGGTACAGCGACACCGAGGCCACGCAGTGGAACCCGTCCTACCCGCCGGCGCCGATCCTGATGAACACCAGCGACGGCAAGCAGGAGCTCGTCCCCAGCCTGGACGCGTACCTGAAGAACAAGTTCAACACGCCGAAGACCCTCCCCGCCGCGAACCAGAAGCCCAGCGTCCCGGGCGTCGGTGAGGTCTGGGTGGACACTCAGTTCGAGAAGTTCGCGGGCAAGTCCAAGCCGGGTGCGGCCACCATGATCGACGCCTCCGACTGGACCGTCGAGCGCAAGGTCGCGCTGCCCCAGATCAACATGAACAACCCGCACAACATGTGGACGGACCGCGACGAAAAGTACATCTACCAAACCGAGTGGTTCAGCGACAAGCTGGACGTCTTCGACCGCAAGACCGGTGAGTTCATCCGGCAGATCAAGGTCGGCCCCGACCCGTCCCACGTCATGACCAGGACGGACACGGACCAGCTGCACGTCGCCCTCAACGGCGGCGGCGCGGTCATGGAGCTGGCACCGGGCGGCACCGGTATCGACCGGCGCATTCCCGTCCAGGCCGCAGGTGACAAGATCGCCCACCCGCACGCCCACTGGATGAGCGGCGACGCCAAGCACATGGTCACGCCGAACGTGAACACCTACGACTCGACCATCGTGGACATTCCGACCGGCGGCATCCGCAAGGAGAGGACCGGCGAACTGCCGATCGCGACCGGCATGACGCCGGACGGCGCCAAGGCGTACGAGGCCAACTTCTTCGGTGGCTCCGTCTCGTGCATCTCCATCAAGGAGGACGCGTGCGTCGACGGCGGCACGAAGACCCACTACAAGGAGATCGACCTGTGGGGCGACTACGACCCGGTCAAGGGCGCCACGGGTGACTTCGGTGGTCTGCCGATCCAGCTGCCGGTGACCCCGGACGGCAGTGCGCTCCTGGTGGCGAACACCCTGACGTCGAACATCACGGTGATCGACCCGAAGACGGACAAGATCGTGAAGTACCTCCCCTGTGACGCCGGGTGCCACGGCATCAACTTCGGCGCCAAGAAGGGCGGAGGCTACTACGGCTACGTCTCGAGCAAGTTCTCGAACGCCATGTCCGTCGTCGACGTCGACCCGAACGGCGACGGCGACATCTCGGACGCCAAGGTCGTCGGCCGGATGCTCCTGACCGGTGACGACAACACCAAGATGGACGACAAGATCACCGGCTACGCCGGCATGGGCGGGCAGGGTGTCCTCGCGGTCCCGCTGGTCTACAACGGCTGGGCTCAGCGCGTGCCCAGCAACGCGGTCAACGACCAGTTGACCTGCCGTCAGCGCAACCCGATCGACTACGAGAGCAAGTGCTCGTAG
- a CDS encoding multicopper oxidase domain-containing protein: protein MESPDPAYPPPAGPRRTFRLSRVLASSTAFFAVIGLTSFVPALMKQLAPDSPQRPNPSAVGAPGEAKDLGDGTRLAPYEVVDGVKVFKLHAAPVSWETAPGKVRQAYAFNGIVPGPVIRVNEGDPVRIVVENDLPEPTAVHWHGMDLPNSQDGVPGLTQPEIEPGESYTYEWKAISPGTHWYHSHMHGEQEGKGLYGSLEVVPRTGDIRADRDYRIMIGDGALGFVFNGKSFPATEGLSARVGEKVRIRLIGTGPEMIHPIHLHSGHFTVVAQDGRPLPVPQEMDTLNVGVGQTYDIVWTPTTTGKWMIHCHIFSHSETHEGMAGLVSVFQVDPAVVSVPDLPLIN, encoded by the coding sequence ATGGAATCTCCCGACCCCGCGTACCCTCCACCGGCCGGACCCCGCCGCACGTTCCGCCTCTCCCGCGTCCTGGCATCGAGCACCGCGTTCTTCGCCGTCATCGGCCTGACCTCCTTCGTCCCCGCCCTCATGAAGCAGTTGGCTCCCGACAGTCCGCAACGGCCCAACCCCTCCGCGGTCGGGGCGCCCGGCGAGGCCAAGGATCTCGGGGACGGCACCCGACTGGCGCCCTACGAGGTCGTCGACGGGGTCAAGGTCTTCAAGCTCCACGCGGCGCCCGTCTCCTGGGAGACCGCGCCGGGCAAGGTCCGCCAGGCCTACGCCTTCAACGGCATCGTCCCCGGCCCGGTGATCCGCGTGAACGAGGGCGACCCGGTCCGCATCGTCGTCGAGAACGATCTGCCCGAGCCGACAGCCGTGCACTGGCACGGCATGGACCTGCCCAACAGCCAGGACGGCGTACCCGGCCTCACGCAGCCCGAGATCGAGCCCGGCGAGAGCTATACCTACGAGTGGAAGGCGATCAGCCCGGGAACCCACTGGTACCACTCGCACATGCACGGCGAGCAGGAAGGCAAGGGGCTCTACGGATCCCTTGAGGTCGTGCCGAGGACCGGCGACATCCGGGCCGACCGTGACTACCGCATCATGATCGGCGACGGCGCGCTGGGCTTCGTGTTCAACGGCAAGAGCTTCCCGGCGACCGAGGGCCTCAGCGCCCGGGTGGGCGAGAAGGTCCGTATCCGTCTGATCGGCACCGGCCCGGAGATGATCCACCCGATCCACCTGCACAGCGGCCACTTCACGGTGGTGGCGCAGGACGGCCGGCCGCTGCCCGTCCCGCAGGAGATGGACACGCTGAACGTGGGCGTGGGACAGACCTACGACATCGTCTGGACACCCACCACGACGGGCAAGTGGATGATCCACTGCCACATCTTCTCGCACTCGGAGACCCACGAGGGCATGGCGGGACTCGTCTCCGTCTTCCAGGTCGACCCGGCGGTCGTCTCCGTACCGGACCTGCCCCTCATCAACTGA
- a CDS encoding MmpS family transport accessory protein: MPPARDGHRARWFLWSLGVLLLATAGVATVLAAAGDPGEPSLEERARQALQPTRHTVVYQVTSPGSTSALITYRANGINNDKSVDNAKLPWKEEVTITAGPGAAVAQVMAAGGKAGSVSCSIRIDGRVVDKRTAKGQFTDVSCSSVVQPGAE, encoded by the coding sequence ATGCCTCCCGCACGAGACGGTCACCGCGCCAGATGGTTCCTCTGGTCACTCGGCGTCCTGCTGCTCGCCACTGCCGGGGTCGCCACCGTCCTCGCGGCCGCCGGCGACCCCGGGGAACCAAGCCTTGAGGAGCGCGCGCGGCAGGCTCTCCAGCCCACGCGGCACACGGTCGTCTACCAGGTCACGAGCCCCGGCTCCACGTCAGCACTGATCACTTACCGGGCGAACGGCATCAACAACGACAAGAGCGTGGACAACGCCAAACTCCCGTGGAAGGAGGAAGTCACCATCACGGCAGGCCCCGGGGCGGCCGTGGCGCAGGTGATGGCGGCGGGCGGGAAGGCCGGGTCGGTCTCCTGCTCCATTCGCATCGACGGCCGGGTCGTCGACAAGCGGACCGCCAAAGGCCAGTTCACCGATGTGTCCTGCTCAAGTGTCGTGCAGCCTGGCGCAGAGTGA
- a CDS encoding site-specific integrase produces the protein MFILLLAYTGLRWGEASALKVGRVDLDACRAHIVEAYAEDNGKLYLATPKNHERRSVPIPRFLADELKPHVKGRGDDDLLFTAPQGGPLRARNFRQRFFAPAVVKAGLGHLKVTPHKLRHTAASLAIAGGADVNVVQTMLGHKSATLTLDTYGHLFPDRLDEVSKKMHKRRSKQLAKAKAKLEKAERKAREAAEAVAALEEDAA, from the coding sequence GTGTTCATCCTGCTGCTGGCCTACACCGGACTGCGCTGGGGCGAGGCATCCGCGCTCAAGGTGGGCCGCGTCGACCTGGACGCCTGTCGGGCCCACATCGTGGAGGCGTACGCCGAGGACAACGGCAAGCTCTACCTCGCCACCCCCAAGAACCACGAGCGCCGGTCCGTACCGATCCCGCGGTTCCTGGCCGACGAGCTGAAGCCCCACGTCAAGGGGAGGGGAGATGACGACTTGCTCTTCACCGCCCCGCAGGGCGGGCCGCTGCGGGCCCGCAACTTCCGTCAGCGGTTCTTCGCGCCGGCGGTCGTAAAGGCCGGGCTGGGCCATCTCAAGGTCACCCCGCACAAGCTGCGCCACACGGCGGCCTCGCTCGCCATCGCCGGCGGCGCGGACGTCAACGTCGTACAGACGATGCTGGGCCACAAGTCCGCGACGCTGACCCTGGACACCTACGGGCACCTCTTTCCCGACCGCCTGGACGAGGTCTCGAAGAAGATGCACAAGCGCCGGTCCAAGCAACTGGCCAAGGCGAAGGCCAAGCTGGAGAAAGCGGAGCGGAAGGCCCGTGAGGCCGCCGAGGCCGTGGCCGCCCTGGAGGAAGACGCCGCGTGA